Proteins encoded within one genomic window of Bacteroides sedimenti:
- the rpmA gene encoding 50S ribosomal protein L27 yields the protein MAHKKGVGSSKNGRESHSKRLGVKIYGGQACKAGNIIIRQRGTEHHPGLNIGMGKDHTLFALVDGVVSFKKGRENRSYVSVIPAEAEA from the coding sequence ATGGCACATAAGAAAGGTGTCGGTAGTTCTAAGAACGGCCGCGAATCACATAGCAAACGATTAGGCGTTAAAATATATGGTGGACAAGCTTGCAAAGCAGGTAACATCATTATTCGCCAAAGAGGAACAGAACATCACCCAGGTTTGAACATCGGTATGGGTAAAGACCACACTTTGTTTGCATTGGTTGATGGTGTTGTAAGTTTCAAGAAAGGTAGAGAAAACCGTTCATACGTATCGGTAATCCCAGCTGAAGCAGAAGCGTAA
- a CDS encoding ABC transporter ATP-binding protein, which translates to MATISINNLQKSFGEKRAVDIENYTINEGEILGLVGNNGAGKTTFFRLILDLLKADNGTAHINEINTCESEEWKNITGAFIDDSFLIDYLTPEEYFYFIGKMYGLKKEEVDERLQPFERFMNGEVVGQKKYIRNYSAGNKQKIGIISALIHQPQLLILDEPFNFLDPSSQSIIKHVLRDYNQQTGATILISSHNLNHTTDICPRIALLENGKIIRDINNTDNSAVKELEDYFNVD; encoded by the coding sequence ATGGCAACAATATCAATCAATAATTTACAGAAAAGCTTCGGAGAAAAAAGAGCTGTCGATATAGAGAACTATACAATTAACGAAGGAGAGATACTAGGACTTGTAGGTAACAACGGAGCCGGAAAAACCACTTTCTTCCGTTTGATTCTCGATCTGCTGAAGGCAGACAACGGAACGGCTCATATAAACGAAATAAATACCTGTGAAAGCGAAGAGTGGAAAAACATAACGGGTGCATTCATTGACGACAGTTTCCTGATTGATTACCTCACTCCGGAAGAGTATTTTTACTTTATCGGGAAAATGTACGGACTAAAAAAGGAAGAGGTCGATGAACGATTACAGCCATTCGAACGTTTTATGAACGGAGAGGTTGTAGGACAAAAGAAGTATATCCGTAACTACTCAGCCGGAAACAAGCAGAAAATAGGTATTATCTCTGCTTTGATTCATCAGCCTCAGCTGCTGATTTTGGATGAGCCGTTCAACTTCCTTGACCCCAGTTCTCAATCCATCATCAAACACGTTCTGAGAGATTACAACCAGCAGACCGGTGCCACCATCCTGATTTCAAGTCATAACCTGAATCACACCACCGACATCTGTCCCCGGATTGCATTGCTCGAAAACGGAAAGATTATCCGCGACATCAACAATACGGACAATTCGGCAGTGAAGGAACTGGAAGATTATTTCAATGTGGATTAA
- a CDS encoding TraB/GumN family protein, whose protein sequence is MKKLITLACILLFASSANAQLLWKVSGNGLKNPSYLFGTHHLAPLSVLDKVPGYKEAFGATTQVVGEVIMKDLQSPDNMQKMQKAILISNDTTAQMLFTEKEQEMINCFIKPTLGFDLNQVPKLKPSFICAMTSVTIIRKSLPGYNPNEQLDGYFQTKGEETGKKVSALEDIDFQLKLMYDSQSLKRQAKLLVCSLSDTIKLVKQAKDLNNAYLSFDLKKMIQLSEERDGTSCDPLPGEFEALLEYRNKDWATKLPAIMKEASTFIAVGALHLPGKAGLIALLKKQGYKVEPMK, encoded by the coding sequence ATGAAAAAACTAATCACACTTGCCTGCATCCTGCTCTTTGCATCTTCTGCAAACGCACAGTTGCTATGGAAAGTATCCGGCAATGGACTTAAAAATCCTTCCTATCTTTTCGGCACTCACCACCTGGCTCCTCTTTCCGTTCTGGATAAAGTACCAGGCTATAAAGAGGCTTTCGGTGCAACCACACAGGTTGTTGGCGAGGTAATTATGAAAGATCTCCAATCTCCCGATAACATGCAGAAAATGCAGAAAGCTATTCTTATATCAAACGATACCACTGCACAGATGCTTTTCACAGAAAAAGAGCAGGAAATGATAAACTGTTTTATAAAACCGACTTTAGGATTCGACCTTAACCAGGTTCCCAAGCTGAAACCATCCTTCATCTGCGCCATGACATCAGTTACTATTATTCGCAAGTCACTTCCGGGATACAATCCAAATGAACAACTGGACGGTTATTTTCAGACTAAGGGAGAAGAAACTGGAAAAAAAGTTTCGGCATTGGAAGATATTGATTTTCAACTAAAACTAATGTACGATTCACAATCTCTTAAAAGACAGGCAAAACTACTGGTATGTTCGTTGAGTGATACTATTAAACTTGTAAAACAGGCAAAAGATCTGAACAATGCTTACCTCTCTTTCGATCTGAAAAAAATGATTCAATTGTCGGAAGAGAGAGACGGCACCAGCTGCGACCCTCTTCCGGGAGAATTTGAAGCACTGCTTGAATATAGAAACAAGGACTGGGCAACCAAGCTTCCTGCCATCATGAAAGAAGCATCTACCTTTATCGCTGTAGGTGCATTGCACCTGCCGGGAAAAGCAGGCCTGATTGCCTTACTCAAGAAACAGGGTTACAAGGTTGAACCGATGAAATAA
- the rplU gene encoding 50S ribosomal protein L21 yields the protein MYVIVEINGQQFKAEAGKKMYVHHIQEAENGATVEFDKVLLVDKDGVVTVGAPTVEGAKVVCEVVSHLVKGDKVIVFHKKRRKGYRKRNGHRQQFTELNIKEVVA from the coding sequence ATGTACGTAATTGTAGAAATTAACGGCCAGCAGTTCAAAGCAGAAGCTGGAAAAAAAATGTATGTTCACCACATACAAGAAGCTGAAAACGGTGCTACTGTCGAATTCGACAAAGTATTGCTAGTAGACAAAGATGGCGTAGTTACAGTTGGAGCTCCAACAGTAGAAGGCGCAAAAGTTGTTTGTGAAGTTGTATCTCACCTGGTAAAAGGTGATAAAGTAATCGTATTCCACAAGAAAAGAAGAAAAGGTTACAGAAAACGCAACGGTCACCGTCAACAGTTTACAGAGTTAAATATCAAAGAAGTTGTAGCTTAA
- the serS gene encoding serine--tRNA ligase gives MLTLKVITEKTDEVLRGLEKKHFKGAQEAIDKVLELDKKRRAAQNELDKNLAEVNALSKSIGKLMKEGNKEEAESARAKVSEIKEGNKALEAAMNEAAEELQTLLCTIPNLPHESVPEGYGAEDNKVEKMGGVTPQLATDAVPHWDLCKKYDLIDFELGVKITGAGFPVYKGKGARMQRALINFFLDEAREAGYLEIQPPYVVNAASGYGTGQLPDKEGQMYHANEDDLYLIPTAEVPVTNIYRDVILSESELPVMNCAYSACFRREAGSYGKDVRGLNRLHQFDKVEIVRIDKPEHSYESLKEMIAHVENLVNKLELPYRILRLCGGDMSFTSAITFDFEVYSAAQERWLEVSSVSNFESYQANRLKCRYRSGEKKTELCHTLNGSALALPRIMAALLENNQTSEGIRIPKALVPYTGFDIID, from the coding sequence ATGCTTACACTTAAAGTTATTACAGAAAAGACCGATGAAGTTCTTCGTGGTCTGGAAAAGAAACACTTTAAAGGCGCACAAGAAGCCATTGACAAAGTGCTGGAGTTAGACAAGAAAAGACGTGCCGCACAAAACGAACTGGACAAGAATCTTGCCGAAGTTAACGCCCTATCAAAATCCATCGGTAAACTGATGAAGGAAGGGAATAAAGAAGAAGCTGAATCGGCACGCGCAAAAGTAAGCGAAATCAAAGAAGGAAATAAAGCACTGGAAGCGGCCATGAACGAAGCGGCCGAAGAGCTTCAGACACTTCTTTGCACTATCCCTAACCTACCCCACGAATCTGTGCCCGAAGGCTATGGCGCCGAGGACAACAAGGTGGAGAAAATGGGAGGTGTAACACCCCAACTGGCAACAGATGCGGTTCCCCACTGGGATCTTTGCAAAAAATATGACCTGATCGACTTTGAACTGGGTGTTAAAATCACCGGAGCAGGATTCCCTGTTTACAAAGGAAAAGGTGCCCGCATGCAAAGAGCACTGATCAACTTCTTCCTCGACGAAGCCCGCGAAGCCGGTTACCTCGAAATTCAGCCACCGTATGTGGTTAACGCCGCTTCCGGTTACGGTACCGGACAGTTGCCCGACAAAGAGGGACAGATGTATCATGCCAACGAGGACGATCTTTACCTGATTCCTACTGCCGAAGTTCCTGTAACAAACATCTACCGCGATGTGATTCTTTCAGAAAGCGAACTGCCGGTTATGAACTGTGCATATTCTGCTTGTTTCCGCCGCGAAGCAGGTTCATACGGAAAAGATGTACGCGGGCTGAACCGCCTGCATCAGTTCGATAAAGTGGAAATTGTACGCATCGATAAGCCCGAGCACTCTTACGAATCACTGAAAGAGATGATTGCTCATGTTGAAAATCTGGTAAATAAATTAGAACTTCCTTATCGTATTCTTCGTCTTTGCGGAGGCGATATGAGCTTCACATCGGCCATTACATTCGACTTTGAGGTATATTCGGCCGCACAAGAACGCTGGTTGGAGGTTAGCTCGGTATCTAATTTTGAATCATACCAAGCCAACCGTTTGAAATGCCGCTATCGTTCAGGAGAAAAGAAGACTGAACTTTGCCACACACTCAATGGTAGCGCGCTTGCCTTGCCACGTATTATGGCAGCTCTGCTCGAAAATAATCAAACCTCTGAAGGCATCCGCATACCAAAAGCGTTGGTTCCATACACAGGGTTCGACATCATCGACTGA